A segment of the Octopus sinensis unplaced genomic scaffold, ASM634580v1 Contig20002, whole genome shotgun sequence genome:
taagagaaaaaaatctatcagaaaggaactctatctctcttaaaaaaatatcttttgataagcataacaaatgcgcaacaggtaaaaagaactttcacctaattaaatacactctcccttacttaaattattttgtcagcattttcttcatttcctttttatatatatatatatatatatatatatatacgtacacatatatgacaggtttctttcagtttccctctatcaaatccactcacaaggattacagtcggcccaaggctaaaagataaaagacaaccacttgaatggtggtttttaagtgccaccggcatagaagccagtttgttgctctggcaacaatcatgctcggatagtactcttagcgctccactagcacggatgccagtcattctAAATAGacacttggtatatatatatatatatattcttgagaaCTGAATTTTTCACGAccttatgattttttttatttttcatttttttccagttACAGTTTACCAACAAAGAAATCTTCAACTTCTCAACAGTTTGTCTTCCTTTCATTAATCTACAATTGCATTTCATTCTATTTTCAATGTTTGCCCTGTAATCTGATAGCATGCTTGtaacgtggtgatctcattctcgctcacaacatcataagcggaaagtgtaacctctcgaaagagctgttcttcactcctgctccggagtgtcggctgcggggtcattccgaaaagctctacctgcgacgatttcatctcaatcaaaggagaggagctttctccgtccgggttgcggatccgtggaacaagcttccagacgagatggtgaagatgccgacgaccgctttgttcaaagtctcccttgacctcaagtggcctgaactctttacatgaacaccaccctgtacttaactccatgtccccctacatggccttgctatttgcttttgaaccaaaaattaactaactaactaactaaccctaCAACATAattgtgttcaaatttcaccctGCATTCATCCCCAGCAAAATCCACATGTAGCCTTCCTTCAAGTCTTATTCATACATGTTTGCATGGTCTCATAttctctctgactctctgtcCATCACACGGTCACACTGCTTTCTTGCCTTGCAACAGTTTTCCATTTGCTCAGAGTACTTGAATTTCTTGCGCTTTTCTTTTTGTCGTAAACAACATCACATGGAGACAGGGAaaggagagaggtagaggcagagggacagaagaattagggagggacaagtaaaaagaaaagggacagagtgaagtgaaagaggaggggaggtgaaaatgaagagaaagccaggaaatgtgagagagagagaggtgaaagaaagaagagtgagaAGAACAAAGTGTGAAGcggctgatagaaagaaagaaagaatgaaagaataagagtcgtacaaaatttatatatatttatatatatatatatataaatatatatattagaatatatatataataaaaatattatatatatatatatatatatatatagaatatatatatatatatatatatatatatatatatatataattatatatatatatatatatatatatagtacttacacataagagaccaaagtgtacgtacactgctatatactctttactcatttacttgtttcagtcatttgactgtggccatgctggagcactgccttagtcgagcaaatcaaccccgggacttattctttgtaagcctagtgcttattttatcagtatcttttgccgaactgctaagttacggggacataaacacaccagcatcggttgtcaggcaatgctaggaggacaaacacagacacacaaacatatacacacacatacatacatatatatatatatatatatatatatatatacatatatacgacgggcttctttcagtttccgtctaccaaatccactcacaaggcttcggtcagcccgatgctatagcagaagacacttgcccaaggtgccacacagtggaactgaacccggaaccatgtggttggtaagcaagctacttaccactcagccaatcctgcgcctgtatatatatataaaaaagaatggaaaaaatggGTCAACATGTTTCCATACACCTTCTGCCTACCAAACTTGTTCACCTGGCATCGTTCGGCCCAACACTATTtcagaagacacctgccctagGTAACAACATTCCGTGCAACAAACTAAAATTAACAGCTGTGACACTTGGTTTTCTATCCACTGCAATCAAcagccatgaagtgggactgaaccagtgaTCCCCGGGGtgagaaaacaagcttcttaaccatacaactaggcctgcacctgtgtttgtttTAAGTTAATTACAAACCTAATTTTCATAACGATGTTAGTGtactttaattttaattaaagcaGCGATATTCTTTAGATTTGCATGAATAATTGTCGAGTTTATTTATATAACAGTTTAAATTTTATGCGATCTGcgacattatttttttttgttttgttttataggtAATAATTAGTGTGTGACATTAACATGTATTTGGGTGGGTGGGAGGGGCTtgctttgttgtttgtttgatttAGTTGTttgtcggtttttttttttatatatattttattttctggtttttaatttcagttttcaGATTTAAATGAGTTACATGCACTTTGAATGAATCAAATCATAAAATTTACTTTTtgataaaaattgtaaaattagaTCTAAATGGAATCATttcgataaaagaaaagaaaaattggcaATTATAGAGATAaattacaataaattaaataatatataacaaataaataaaattcataaaatcaaaaacagtatatatatatatatatatatatatatatatattcgtaaacaacataaaatgaatGAATCCAAGCGTGAAATGTAAATAGttggaaaattaaattaatttaaaaaattaatttactgtTAAATTTtaggttttttataaaatttatttcttctgttactaatttgttggtttttgtttatttttctgttttgaatatttaaaaaaaaaaatttttttttttttcccaaatatctctgaaaaaattattcttttgatGTATTTATGGTGAATGCTTTTCATGGATATACTTAAGTAAATGTgagtgcaaaacacacacacacccacacacacacacgcacacacacacacacacacacacacacacctcatacacacacacacacaaaggcttacacacatatatacctgcatacccacatgtataatgtataatgtatgtatgtgtatgcaatgtatgggtgtgtgtattatatatgtgtgtatgtgtatatatatatataatatatatcatatatatatattgtatatattatattatatatacatataaaatataataatatatatattctgtatatatataaaatataataaatataatatatctatatatataatatttaaataaaatattatatatatattatatatatagatatagatatatatatatatatatatatatatataatataataaatataatatagatatctatatatatctgtgtgtgtttgtgtgtatatgagtcgcgtgtgtatgtatgttcaatacaatataataatagaCAGTCAATTGTTCATGGCATCAAAGCTTttctatattgtttgtatataaatgagTTCAAATATAATTAAGCCTGAAATCACCTTGAGAATTAGTCTAAAGTCACAAGTATTTATGGAATACTCGGTCATGGGCAGTGTAATTTAATGAGGAGACTTTCCAGTTGATGGAACGGCTCATCATTTAACTATCGAGCATTTAGACCAACCATATCAGACTCAGATACACTACCTGGTTTATGTCCGACACTgcccagatccagcctctcacacctacccgataaaattaaaaacaaaaacaaaaaaattcacatCATTAACTCTTTACTGTTtggattattctatcaaatttgTTGCTTATTTAGTCACATTATGTGGAAtctatcctgcattatcttgtagactTGATGTTtcattatgtgtctgtgtgtgtgtgtttgtatatatatatatatataggcgcaggagtggctgtgtggtaagtagcttgtttaccaaccacatggttccgggttcaatcccaccgcgtggcacctttggcaagtgtcttctgctatagcctcgggccgaccaaagccttgtgagtggatttggtagacggaaactgaaagaagcctgtcatatatatgtatatgttatatatatgtatgtggtgtttgtcccctagcatgcttgacaaccgatgctggtgtgttacgtccccgttattagcggttcggcaaaagagacgatagaataagtactgggcttacaaaaagaataagtcccaggtcgagttgctcgattaaaggcggtgctccagcatggccacagtcaaatgactgaaacaagtaaaagagaaaagagaaagagaatatatatacacttttactcttttacttgtttcagtcattcgactgcggccatgctggagcactgccttctttatcgagcaaatcgaccccgggacttattctttgtaagcccaccagtacttattctaggtctcttttaccgaaccgctaagtaacggggacataaacacaccagatcggttgtcaagcaatgcagggggacaaaacacaggacacacaaacacacacatgcatgtatattatatacaacgggcttctttcagttccgttaCCAaatcactcaaaaggctttggcggcccgaggctatagtagaagacacttaccaaggtgccacgcagtgggactgaaccccgaaccatgtggttggtaaacaaactacttaccacacagccactcctgcacctatatatataaattttgtacaattctcttattctttcattctttctttctatcagccccttcacacttacttcgttcttctcgctcttctttctttcatcctcctctctcacatttcctggctttcTCTTCATTATCGAGTTTATTtatataggagtggttgtgtggtaagtagcttgcatacgaactacatgattccgagttcagtcctactgcgtggcaccttgggcaagtgttttctactgtagcctcgggtcgcccaaagctttgtgagtggatttggtagacggaaactgaaagaagcccgtcgtatgtatatatatatatatatatatatatatatatatatatatatgtatatgtgtgtgtatatgtttgtgtgtctgagtttgtccccccaacatcgcttgacaactgatgctggtgtgtttacgtccccgtaacttagcgctttggcaaaagagaccgatagaataagtactaggcttacaaacaataagtcctgggggtgggGTCAatgttctcgactaaaggtggtgctccggcatggccacagtcaaatgaccgaaacaagtgaatGAGTAAATAAggaatacatttgacagagtgatctgaatgctaaagggtctcACGTTATCTTCTTACAAATCTTTTTTAACAGAAGGGGCCAAGTGAACAGACCAGAGGACCACAGACATGAATTTGAAATCACTAAGCTATGGGATGGAACTCCCCTTAAAAAAGAAGACACAGTAAAGTTATCTATTGAGGGAATTGACAGATGGCTAAGACTCGAAGTTGAGGCTCCTTTCTACAAGGATCCAGCTCCCCCAGGTGGAAAATACGGAGAAGCATGTCCTGAACTGTATAACTATGAAGGTGAGTATTTGGCACTTATTAACCTTTCCTTCTtggatttctttgttttaattttttttcttgtatttgcttgtcattagactgtggccatgctggagctgccaccttgaagaattttagtcaaacaacttgaccccaggacctatttctcttaagcctgctacttattctatcaaatttttttgatgaactgctaagttacatagacaatgccagttgtcaagcagtgataggagCAAAtctaatcacacacacgcacacacaaacacacaccacacacacacacacacacacacacacacacatacacacacacacacactgtgtatgtttccatttaccaaatccactcacaagacttacccaaacccagggctatagtagaagaaacttacccaaggtgccatgcagtgggactgaacccagaattttgtggttcggaagcaaacatCCTACCACACACCCAAGCTGGCATCtgttttcctttgcttttttcttttcttcaaatgcTGCTGTGGTTAAATTATTCTTTCATACTTTTGAAATGAAGTTGAGATAATAAATACCAGTCGTGTCCTGGGGTTAAGGCGCTGATTTGGATCAATATTGTTCCTTTCCTCAAATTTATGACCTAGTTGGCCTCCACCTGTTTGGCAAGTTGGGGCACCCTCATACTACAACAGCAGTGACCAGGgttagcttggtacttattctatcagtctcttttgccaaattgctaagttacggagatgtaaacacaccagtattggttgccAAGCAACTGcagtagggaacaaacacacacacacatacatgtatatatatatatatatatatatatatatacgatgggcttctttcagtttccgcctcccaaatccatttacaagactttggtcagcccaaggctatagtagaagacacttgcccaaggtgccacacagtaggactgaacccagaaccatgtggtttggaagcaagcttgttattactacacagctatgcctgcacctataacatatatatatatatatatatgtatatatatatatatgtatgtatgtatgtgtgtgtgtgtgtgtatatatgtatatgtatatctgtgtgtttgtctctcaccactaCTTGCCAaacagagttggtttgtttacgtctctatTACTTAATGCTTTGGCAAAAAAGCTAATTGACTAAACGCCAGGCTTGAAATGAAAAATGAGTAGtgtgggttgatttgctcaactaaaaaccttacaaggtgatgccccagcatggccacagttctgtgactgaaacaagtacaagatggAAAAAGATATCCCAGAATGATGCAAATTAAGATGaagctttcaaaatataaaagtcATAATTAGCAACACTGAAAATTGACATATCACACgaattaaagatttattttaattaGACGAGTAATATGTGAAAATTTGGAAGTATACAAAtgatgtgaaataaaataacagaatatattaaaaaaatgtaatgcaATGGAAGGAATATTAATCAAAGCAGAGAAGAATTAACAGATGTATAATAATGTGGATATATGAATGTggtttttctttgagtttaatttactgtaaatcctcgagtatagtccacccttgagtataatactcAGGGGATCTTTAGgaggttgtacctctgaaaaacctaaaccttgtgtataatacgcaccccttctctaacttgagtcaaggagatctatataacgtccttggtttgtaaaaatgtatacagtaatgtcctttattattattgtatatataacataatgcaaacgtgtagattttttgtgcattttgtttgcagaaaataaagaaataacagtaaaacgtttaataatgttgcttactgcaagttatggatttcttttatgacttcattgctttcaggcttagcttaaggtattttcgcgcccgacatcacaaaatgtgtctgaataaacattgccggacagcaaataaagactcggacattgcttagaaaataattttcatttttaacctcgtatataatacgcactagggattttgacctttaattttttgggggaaaatgcggattatattcGAGGAGTATAAGTGTTTTttgagagagttcaagctggTTGCTAACAAAAGGAGATTTCTTGAGTTTAGAGAGTTCCTGGTTTTTGTAAGTATGTCattgtgttggtgtgttggttgagctATCGATccatacacacaagtgtgtatattatatgcacaccctcgtatgtatgtatgtcattgttccgttttatttcaagattttcatgccaacagagaaagagccagtttctaaccaagatccaaggctTTTTCATCAGGGTTGGACCGAGGAGGGGGCCTGAGGGACATATACCTTCTTCAAGAAAAGAAGTGTGCCCTTATTACTTGTAATTTGATTTAATAGCTGTGCCCTTCTGATCTAGTGCCCTTCCTTCAAAAAATTCCTGAGACCACCtgttcattggaatttcaacaaaatcagcggggtatttttatatgtatatgtgcagatttgtatgcatgcatgcatgtatgtatgtatttatgtataggggagtgtgtatgtttgtatctctttGTGGGATTTTTACAAACGAACGTGTGAATGACTTCTCTCCTTCTCATTACATTTGTACTTTTACTCTAAACTATAAACAAACTCTTTTCATCTCCACCCAAAGtcatttacaataaaaaaaacaaaaaatattttttattaagggGAGACAACTTTTGTTGACTTGACAGAAATATCCAGCATTTGGCTCAAATTTTAGCTGTTTCCCATTTTTAGTTTCTTGGTATTCCCTGCATAACAgtgcttttttaaattttttcggaAATTTGTATCTGGTTTCAATTTCACCTTGGTCCATTGTTACACTATGCGCAGCCAATGTGTCAGTCtacatttatttaaaatgtataagaaaatgtttgaagatttcaagttcgtATCAAACTTTGTCTCCTGTTAATTATATCTCCAGGTAGAGCCAGGATCTGGAGTTTTTAGCTGCACATGAATGCCATTAGCTCCCCTGGTTATTGTAGGTCTTTACTTTCGTAACAATATTCCATTTTATCGTAAGGTGGGTTGCTTCTCTTGGCTTTTAGGACCCCAATACACTTCAAAAGGGCTGTAGTGTTTCATTTAGTTCTGGGACTTAAATTAATGgatctgcatatgtgtatatgtatttatattatatagagggcactgtTACACATAGATGCCAcgtgctaggagggactcttaaagtcaaaactactaaaataaataaacacatcgcaccgatacagacacacacatgcatatatatatacactcacatacagggtgttcaaaagtctctccacagtgatTTATTTTCATCCTGCACATCACCATGGGGCCACTTCAAGAGTTTTTCAGTGAACAATATTTCGAAgggactttggccaccaagatcaccTCATTTAACACTGCCAGACTTTTTTTTCTGAGGAGCTAGTAGTGgatcaatatatctatatctatctatctatctatctaacaatctatctatctatatatatatatatatatatatatatatatataagtagttgaatgaattttcttagtatggataattcggttaaccgatacctgggtagcaaattcacctcagaaaaacacggttgaagctacatgccaagggcagagatcacgtgctttcgtgtggaaatttgtgtgttttttttttaaatcgtcgttcaactccattctttcatacatatatataaatatatatatatatatgtgtgtgtgtgtgtgtgtgtgtgtgtgtgtgtgtgtgtgtgtatgtatatatatacccaagtaagcacataaatgtgaaacaaggtagggaaaaatagtactcaaatactggAGGTAgattaatatgctttattaataaaggtgcaaaaacatcacagaaatatcacaaaaatctacaactcagagtttcacattcctgttcatCAGGCAGTTGTGATCAGAACTGCCTGATGAACTGtgatgtgaaactctgagtagtagttttttgtgatatttctgtgatgtttttgcaCCTTTATTAATagagtatatgtgagtgtgtgtgtctgtgtgtgtatatatatgtatgcatgtatattctgttacgttttatatttttaaatatattgtttttgccAGTTGTTGAGGCCTTCTTTCTGAATGACTCAAACCAGTACTTGGAAGTGGAGTTGGCACCGTAAGTAGGATCCGCCTATCTctcgtcatcaccatcaacattgttgttctcattgttgttatcatcatcatcaccatcatcgtcaccatcaacgttgttgttatcattatcatcaccatcatcatcacaatcaccatcatcatcaccatcatcatcaccatcattatcaccatcatcatcattatcaccatcatcaccatcatcatcgtcaccatcaacgttgttgttctcattgttgctatcatgatcatcaccatcatttaatgtttgtcttccatgctggaCTGGGTGAGTTTATCTCTGTATTGTCCCCTCATCCTTGAtacttgtggcaaataaatgaaatcattattattattattattattattattgttgttattattattattaatatttttattattatcattattattattattattatcattattattattattgttgttgttattatcattattacaattattattattattattaatatttttattattattattattaatatttttattattattattattattattattactattataattattattatcatcattattattattatcatcatcatcatcattattattattattattattatcatcatcatcatcatcatcatcatcatcatcatcatcattattattattattgttattattattattattaatactttaatttttattattattattattattaatgtcgtcgtcgtcgtcatcatcatcatcatcattatcattagtattattattattattattattaattattgtcaaTTCTCTTACAATTCAGACGTGGAGAACATCTCTTGTTGATGCTGAACGGACGCAGAAATGCTGTTGTGGTAAATTTGTTATTGTGATTTTATAATAATGTAATTAGGCAGGGGTttcctaaccattgggccacagACCGGTACCAACCAGCCGTGGTTAATTTGGTGCCAGGCcattgagaaagaaaaaacaatttaatGTTTGATCTGTTTTATTGATTAGCACAGTCTGCAGGAAGTTTTTGCAGTATAtattcatcgtcgtcatcatcattgtcgattaacgtccactttccatgctggcatgggttggacggtttgactgaggactggcaagctggaaggctgcaccaggctccagtttgatctggcaaagtttctatagctggatgccctgcctaatgccaaccactccaagagtatagcaggtgcattttacatgccactgacacaagggccagtcaggtggtattggtAATGATCATAttcgaatgttgctttttacatgccactggcatggggaggTGGCAataaggtggcactggcaatgaccacacttgaatggtaccttttatgtgccactggcacaggaccagtcagctggtactggcaatgactatgctcgaatggtacttgttacatgccaccagcacggaaccagtcagccagcactggcatGTACTAcatatgcaaaatatatgtaataattaaattatatattatgcacttttgTTTATCAAATATACAACAAACTTCTTAAAGTATCAGCCACTATCACAGAAAGAACAATTGCTTTGCTGAACATTGTTGGAGaaataaagaagtgctgattagTGGATTTTTCTACAATCACAAATTAAGGAGGCCCTCTTCAAGTTCTTCATAAACCACAATCTTTCTAGTTCTCTTCAAAATAGCAGTAAAGTAGCCAACTTCTTGAATGTGAATCTTGACTTAGGATCTAGCCTCTGCTACCCTTATCATAAGTCCAAAGAGTCCTTACAATGCATCTACATTCATTCTAATCATTCTAAATCTACTTAAGATAACATGATAAAAGGAATTTCCATTTGGATTTCTAACACAGCTGCCACTGAAGATAACTTTGATAATTATGCCCCTTACTATATCCAGGCCTATTGCACTCTTATATCCCCAATACTAAATTGAAAATCAAACTAGAACTTCTAACACTGTAGCAATAGTGAACTTTCCAAAACTAAAACCCTATCCCTTGACCCACTAataatcagttgtcaagtgatgttgtgggggacaaacacagacacacaaaaatatacacacacacatacatatatatatatatacaaatatacaacaggcttctttcagtttccgtctaccaaatccattcacaaggctttggtcggcctgaggctatagtagaagacacttgcccaaggtgccacgcagtgggactgaacccggaaccatgtggttggcaagcaagctacttatcactcagcctctcctacgcctatatatatatatatatatatatatattattatatatatatatatatatatatatatatatatatgttatatatatatatatatatatatcatggtgaaGTAACTCACTGAGGTgagatatttcatcatcatcatcatcatttatacttttgcatatatatgcatatttacatgtgtgtatgtatatatatttatgaataaacatatatatcatcatcatcatcattgtttagcatcctctttccatgctagcatgggttggacggttcaacttgggtctgggaagctggaaggctgcaccaggcccagtctgatctggcaatgtttctacggctggatgcccttcctaacgccgaccactccgtgagtgtagtgggtgctttttacgtgccaccggcacaggtgtctgacgtggctggcagacggccacggtcggatggtgc
Coding sequences within it:
- the LOC115232210 gene encoding UPF0462 protein C4orf33 homolog isoform X1, whose product is MKLFALALLFFVGATYSLPTKKSSTSQQRGQVNRPEDHRHEFEITKLWDGTPLKKEDTVKLSIEGIDRWLRLEVEAPFYKDPAPPGGKYGEACPELYNYEVVEAFFLNDSNQYLEVELAPRGEHLLLMLNGRRNAVVQQLPMYNIAEIKDGFWRGIAYIDNEYLPRNITKFNAFAIHGTKDSRTYSALFPASKGEFDFPDFHRLQFFQKVSFDHMPPFNKPAERNSTLWSMFTPRQ
- the LOC115232210 gene encoding UPF0462 protein C4orf33 homolog isoform X4, with protein sequence MSEDSCIHPRGQVNRPEDHRHEFEITKLWDGTPLKKEDTVKLSIEGIDRWLRLEVEAPFYKDPAPPGGKYGEACPELYNYEVVEAFFLNDSNQYLEVELAPRGEHLLLMLNGRRNAVVQQLPMYNIAEIKDGFWRGIAYIDNEYLPRNITKFNAFAIHGTKDSRTYSALFPASKGEFDFPDFHRLQFFQKVSFDHMPPFNKPAERNSTLWSMFTPRQ
- the LOC115232210 gene encoding UPF0462 protein C4orf33 homolog isoform X2; the protein is MSEDSCIHPYSLPTKKSSTSQQRGQVNRPEDHRHEFEITKLWDGTPLKKEDTVKLSIEGIDRWLRLEVEAPFYKDPAPPGGKYGEACPELYNYEVVEAFFLNDSNQYLEVELAPRGEHLLLMLNGRRNAVVQQLPMYNIAEIKDGFWRGIAYIDNEYLPRNITKFNAFAIHGTKDSRTYSALFPASKGEFDFPDFHRLQFFQKVSFDHMPPFNKPAERNSTLWSMFTPRQ